A DNA window from Prochlorococcus marinus XMU1406 contains the following coding sequences:
- the ppc gene encoding phosphoenolpyruvate carboxylase yields MESFRQIKNNNVDLISNIDPLDKNRLLIEDLWESVLREECPDDQAERLIQLKELSYSKQIDGNSSKTFKHEIVDIVNSMDLAESIAAARAFSLYFQLVNILEQRVEEDRYIQSFTNKNVQKSPDNLDPFAPALARQNAPVTFRELFYRLRKLNVPPGKLEELLQEMDIRLVFTAHPTEIVRHTIRHKQTRVANLLKKIQIEQFLTKEEKNSLKTQLKEEVRLWWRTDELHQFKPSVLDEVDYALHYFQQVLFNAMPQLRCRITEALTENYPDVQLPSESFCNFGSWVGSDRDGNPSVTPEITWRTACYQRQLMLERYIVAISNLKDQLSVSMQWSQVSSSLLESLETDRVKFPEIYEARATRYRSEPYRLKLSYILEKLRLTQERNNLLADNGWKFDLEGEIDNKDLDKVENLYYKSVYEFTYDLELIKNSLISTDLTCESVNTLLTQVHIFGFSLASLDIRQESTRHSDAINELTNYLDLSVQYDQMSEEEKIKWLIDELNTKRPLIPSDVQWTKNTEETFSVFKMVRRLQQEFGSRICHSYVISMSHSASDLLEVLLLAKEMGLLDQNSQKSKLLVVPLFETVEDLKRAPEVMEKLFKLDFYRSLLPKVGESFKPLQELMLGYSDSNKDSGFVSSNWEIHRAQIALQNLSSRNNILLRLFHGRGGSVGRGGGPAYQAILAQPSGTLNGRIKITEQGEVLASKYSLPELALYNLETVTTAVIQNSLVNNRLDDTPEWNQLMSRLAETSRSHYRKLVHENPDLLNFFQEVTPIEEISKLQISSRPARRKKGAKDLSSLRAIPWVFGWTQSRFLLPSWFGVGTALSSELNSDPEQIELLRVLHQRWPFFRMLISKVEMTLSKVDLEVARYYVDTLGSKENKDSFDDIFEVISKEYNLTKSLILEITGKNKLLESDRDLKSSVSLRNKTIIPLGFLQVSLLRRLRDQTRQPPISEFLLDKDESRRAYSRSELLRGALLTINGIAAGMRNTG; encoded by the coding sequence ATGGAATCTTTTCGACAGATAAAAAATAATAACGTGGATCTGATAAGTAACATTGATCCGCTCGATAAAAATCGTCTTTTAATAGAAGATCTATGGGAATCTGTACTCAGAGAAGAATGCCCAGATGATCAAGCAGAGAGATTGATACAGCTTAAAGAATTAAGTTATTCAAAACAAATTGATGGTAATAGTTCAAAAACTTTTAAACATGAAATAGTTGATATTGTGAATTCTATGGATTTAGCAGAATCCATTGCAGCAGCAAGGGCGTTTTCATTGTATTTTCAACTCGTGAATATTTTGGAACAAAGAGTTGAGGAAGATAGATATATTCAAAGCTTTACTAATAAGAATGTTCAAAAATCTCCAGACAATCTTGATCCTTTTGCTCCAGCATTGGCAAGGCAAAATGCTCCAGTAACTTTTAGAGAATTATTTTACAGGCTGAGGAAATTAAATGTACCCCCAGGTAAATTAGAAGAGTTATTGCAAGAAATGGATATCCGTTTAGTTTTTACTGCACATCCGACTGAGATAGTAAGACATACGATTAGACATAAGCAAACAAGAGTAGCAAATTTGTTAAAAAAAATACAAATTGAGCAATTTCTAACAAAAGAAGAAAAAAATTCTTTAAAAACCCAATTAAAAGAGGAAGTAAGACTTTGGTGGAGAACAGATGAATTGCATCAATTTAAACCATCAGTTTTAGACGAAGTAGATTATGCCTTGCATTATTTTCAGCAAGTTTTATTTAATGCGATGCCTCAATTGAGGTGCAGGATCACTGAAGCACTCACTGAAAATTATCCAGATGTTCAGTTACCCTCCGAATCTTTTTGTAATTTCGGTTCTTGGGTAGGCTCCGATAGGGACGGCAACCCATCGGTCACTCCTGAGATAACATGGAGAACTGCTTGCTACCAAAGGCAGTTGATGTTGGAAAGATATATTGTTGCGATATCTAATCTTAAAGATCAATTAAGTGTCTCGATGCAATGGAGTCAAGTCAGTTCTTCTCTATTAGAGTCACTTGAAACGGACAGGGTTAAGTTCCCAGAAATCTATGAAGCTAGGGCTACAAGATATAGATCAGAACCTTACAGATTGAAATTAAGTTATATTTTAGAAAAATTAAGGTTAACACAAGAAAGAAATAATTTATTAGCTGATAATGGGTGGAAATTTGACTTAGAGGGTGAAATTGATAACAAAGATCTAGATAAAGTTGAAAACTTATATTACAAGTCAGTTTACGAATTTACTTATGACCTCGAATTAATTAAAAATAGCCTGATTAGTACAGATTTAACTTGCGAGTCTGTAAACACTTTACTTACTCAGGTTCATATTTTTGGATTTTCTTTAGCAAGTTTGGATATTCGTCAAGAGAGTACAAGACATAGTGATGCTATAAACGAGCTTACAAATTATCTTGATTTATCTGTGCAATATGACCAAATGTCTGAAGAAGAGAAAATTAAATGGCTTATAGATGAATTAAATACAAAAAGGCCTCTAATACCATCTGACGTTCAATGGACAAAAAATACAGAAGAAACCTTTTCAGTTTTTAAAATGGTTAGGAGACTACAGCAAGAATTTGGAAGTCGTATTTGTCATTCTTATGTAATTTCAATGAGTCATAGTGCATCTGATTTGCTTGAAGTTCTCTTACTAGCCAAAGAAATGGGACTTCTTGATCAAAATTCACAAAAGTCAAAATTATTAGTTGTTCCTCTTTTTGAAACTGTAGAAGACCTTAAAAGAGCACCAGAGGTAATGGAAAAGTTGTTTAAATTAGATTTCTATAGATCATTATTGCCAAAAGTGGGAGAATCTTTTAAACCTCTGCAAGAATTAATGCTTGGATACTCAGATAGCAATAAAGATTCGGGATTTGTTTCTAGTAATTGGGAAATTCATAGAGCTCAAATAGCTCTTCAAAATCTTTCAAGTAGAAACAACATATTGCTAAGACTGTTTCATGGAAGAGGTGGTTCTGTAGGTAGAGGAGGAGGTCCAGCCTATCAGGCAATATTGGCCCAACCAAGCGGCACTTTAAATGGACGAATAAAAATAACAGAACAAGGTGAAGTTTTAGCGTCTAAATATAGTCTTCCTGAACTGGCTTTGTACAATCTTGAGACTGTTACGACAGCGGTAATTCAAAATAGTTTGGTAAATAATAGACTTGACGATACTCCAGAATGGAATCAATTAATGTCTAGGTTGGCAGAAACATCAAGGTCTCACTATAGAAAATTAGTGCATGAGAATCCTGATTTGTTAAATTTTTTTCAAGAGGTCACTCCAATAGAAGAAATAAGTAAATTACAGATATCTAGTAGACCTGCTAGAAGAAAAAAAGGTGCGAAAGATTTGTCAAGTTTAAGAGCTATTCCATGGGTATTTGGTTGGACACAAAGTAGATTTCTTTTGCCAAGTTGGTTTGGAGTAGGGACTGCATTGTCTTCTGAATTAAATTCAGATCCAGAACAAATTGAATTATTAAGAGTTTTACATCAAAGATGGCCATTTTTCAGGATGCTTATATCTAAGGTAGAAATGACATTATCTAAGGTGGATTTGGAAGTTGCTAGATATTACGTTGATACTCTTGGCAGTAAGGAAAATAAAGATTCTTTTGATGATATTTTTGAAGTAATTTCTAAAGAATATAATCTTACAAAATCTTTAATACTTGAGATTACTGGTAAAAATAAGCTCCTCGAATCTGATAGGGACTTGAAATCATCAGTAAGCTTGAGAAATAAGACAATCATCCCATTGGGATTTTTGCAGGTTTCACTTTTAAGAAGACTAAGAGACCAGACAAGACAACCCCCAATAAGCGAATTTCTTCTTGATAAAGATGAATCTAGGAGAGCTTACAGTAGGAGTGAACTATTGAGGGGAGCACTTTTAACTATTAATGGGATAGCAGCTGGTATGAGAAATACAGGTTGA
- the gshA gene encoding glutamate--cysteine ligase, translated as MSQNNLYKGFEVELFTGSLNSHIGVSAEIEKEFPDFVKEPDIRNVEYITTPEKDYNFLYEKLITPRKKLRRWLNKKDLTIIPSSTLCFKHDIQLQRSDIENVYHQFIQDNYGTTIATSSVHINVGIDDLDKLFAAIRLIRSEAALYLSLSASSPFLNNKITENHSQRWMQFPKTPSKVPFFINHNSYIDWIEENIANKNMQNIRHFWSSIRPNGPQRPLILDRLELRICDFVYDLNLLLGITAMIELRILNLFENINTLDPLNASFFSIEKLSEICDQNETNAAKDSLNSELIHWQDGKKVVCREWIQNLLSDLSSTADNFGMKHLLHPIYKVLEEGNQSMKWINQYEKGLSIEQIMKISIEDMIRSEGENV; from the coding sequence ATGAGTCAAAATAATCTTTATAAGGGTTTTGAGGTGGAACTTTTTACAGGTTCTTTAAATTCTCATATTGGTGTTTCGGCTGAAATTGAGAAAGAATTTCCTGATTTTGTCAAAGAGCCAGATATCAGAAACGTTGAATACATAACAACACCTGAAAAAGACTACAATTTTTTATATGAGAAATTAATAACTCCAAGAAAAAAGTTAAGACGATGGCTAAACAAAAAAGATTTAACAATTATTCCTTCATCCACTCTTTGTTTTAAACACGATATTCAATTACAAAGATCTGATATTGAAAATGTTTATCATCAATTTATACAAGATAATTATGGAACCACTATTGCTACTTCAAGTGTACATATAAACGTTGGAATAGATGATTTAGATAAGCTTTTTGCAGCTATTAGACTAATAAGATCTGAGGCTGCTTTATATCTATCCCTAAGTGCTAGTTCACCTTTTTTAAATAATAAAATTACGGAGAATCACTCTCAGAGATGGATGCAGTTCCCTAAAACACCAAGTAAGGTACCTTTTTTTATAAATCATAATTCTTATATAGATTGGATCGAGGAAAATATAGCTAATAAAAATATGCAGAATATTAGGCATTTTTGGTCTTCAATCCGACCAAATGGTCCACAAAGACCTTTGATTCTTGATCGTTTAGAATTAAGAATTTGTGATTTTGTTTATGATTTAAACTTGCTTTTAGGGATAACAGCCATGATAGAACTAAGGATTTTAAATCTTTTTGAAAATATAAATACTTTAGATCCTTTGAATGCCAGTTTTTTCTCTATTGAAAAATTATCAGAAATATGTGATCAAAATGAAACTAATGCTGCTAAAGATAGTCTGAATTCAGAATTAATTCACTGGCAAGATGGCAAAAAAGTTGTTTGTAGAGAGTGGATTCAAAACTTATTATCAGATTTGTCATCCACAGCAGACAATTTTGGTATGAAACATCTTTTGCATCCTATCTATAAAGTCCTTGAAGAAGGTAATCAATCTATGAAATGGATAAATCAATATGAAAAAGGTCTTTCTATTGAGCAAATAATGAAAATTTCTATCGAAGATATGATTAGGAGCGAAGGCGAGAATGTTTGA
- a CDS encoding anthranilate synthase component I family protein: MISSQKDNFLKAYEEGKNFIPIIQTWPADLETPLTTWLKLSSKDSHGVFLESVEGGESLGRWSIVATKPLWEAVCYGEEIIKTWNNGKTEIHKGDPFDILRSWTKEYKSTMLDDLPSIGQLYGSWGYELINQIEQSVPINKMPENDIPYGSWMFFDQLVVFDQIKRCITAVVYVDITSSKECSIEELYENSISKIQKTRDLMRVPLKENEFLDWNENENLNLDLESNWKKKDFEDAVLSAKEYIRKGDIFQIVISQRFQTQVNNEPFNLYRSLRMVNPSPYMSFFDFGSWYLIGSSPEVMVKAEKNKNSKIVASLRPIAGTRPRGIDNKQDLELEKDLLNDPKEIAEHVMLIDLGRNDLGRVCEIGTVKVKDLMVIEKYSHVMHIVSEVEGILKNNADVWDLLKASFPAGTVTGAPKIRAMQLIKHFEKDARGPYAGVYGSIDINGALNTAITIRTMIVKPSRDGKYDVSVQAGAGIVADSFPENEYQETINKAKGILKALACLDK; this comes from the coding sequence ATGATCAGCTCACAGAAAGATAATTTTTTAAAGGCTTACGAAGAAGGTAAAAATTTTATACCTATCATTCAAACTTGGCCAGCAGATTTGGAGACCCCATTAACGACTTGGCTAAAATTATCCTCAAAAGATTCCCATGGTGTTTTTCTTGAATCTGTTGAAGGTGGGGAAAGTTTGGGTAGGTGGAGTATTGTCGCTACTAAACCTCTTTGGGAAGCCGTTTGTTATGGAGAAGAAATAATTAAAACTTGGAATAATGGCAAAACTGAAATACATAAAGGTGATCCTTTTGATATTTTAAGAAGTTGGACAAAGGAATATAAGTCAACCATGCTTGATGATTTACCATCAATTGGACAGTTATATGGCTCTTGGGGTTATGAATTAATAAATCAGATAGAACAAAGCGTTCCAATAAATAAAATGCCAGAAAACGATATACCTTATGGTTCTTGGATGTTTTTTGATCAGTTAGTTGTTTTTGATCAAATAAAAAGATGTATTACTGCAGTGGTTTATGTAGATATAACTTCTTCAAAAGAGTGCTCGATTGAAGAGTTATATGAAAATTCAATTTCTAAAATTCAGAAAACTAGAGATTTGATGAGAGTTCCTCTAAAAGAAAATGAGTTTTTAGATTGGAATGAAAATGAAAATTTGAATTTAGATCTAGAAAGTAATTGGAAGAAAAAAGATTTTGAGGATGCAGTTCTCTCTGCAAAAGAATACATAAGAAAGGGAGATATCTTCCAAATAGTTATAAGTCAGAGATTCCAAACTCAAGTCAATAATGAGCCCTTTAATTTATATAGAAGTTTGAGGATGGTTAATCCATCTCCATACATGTCATTTTTTGATTTCGGCTCATGGTATTTGATAGGTTCAAGTCCTGAAGTAATGGTTAAAGCTGAAAAAAATAAAAATAGTAAAATTGTTGCAAGCTTAAGACCAATAGCTGGCACAAGACCTAGAGGTATCGATAATAAACAAGACTTGGAATTAGAAAAGGATTTATTAAATGATCCAAAAGAGATAGCTGAGCATGTAATGCTAATTGATCTTGGGAGAAATGATCTTGGAAGAGTTTGTGAAATTGGTACTGTGAAGGTCAAGGATTTAATGGTTATTGAGAAATATTCACATGTTATGCATATAGTTAGTGAAGTTGAGGGAATCTTAAAAAACAATGCTGATGTATGGGATTTACTAAAAGCATCTTTTCCTGCTGGGACAGTAACTGGTGCTCCAAAAATAAGAGCTATGCAATTGATTAAGCACTTTGAAAAAGATGCTAGAGGACCTTATGCTGGTGTTTACGGATCTATTGATATTAATGGTGCATTAAATACGGCAATTACAATAAGAACTATGATAGTTAAACCCTCAAGAGATGGGAAATATGATGTTTCAGTGCAAGCAGGAGCTGGAATAGTTGCTGATTCTTTTCCTGAAAATGAATATCAAGAGACGATAAATAAAGCAAAGGGGATACTAAAAGCATTAGCCTGTTTGGATAAATAA